The genomic DNA TGACGACGGCAACACGGTCGTGGTCGTCGAACACGAACTCGACCTCGTCAAGAACGCCGACCACATCGTCGACCTCGGGCCGGAGGGCGGCGACGGCGGCGGCGACATCGTCGCCGAAGGGACTCCGGAGACGGTCGCCCGCACCGACGCCTCCCACACGGGTCGCTACCTCAGAGACCACCTCCCAGCGGTCGACATGGAGGGGCCACGCGGCGGCAAGCGCCGCGCTGCTGGCGACGACTGAGTGACGGTTGGAACGCGTTGCTGGCAAGCGGCGTTTCGGTCTTCCGGCCGCGATTCGGACCGAATCTTAATCTACGCTGCCCTGCAACGACGGCGTAGATGCCTGAGTGTCGGAACTGTGGGGCCACCCTCCGCGAGGAGTACCGCTTCTGTCCTATGTGTGCGACGCCCCAGACCGACGAAGCCTCTCGACGGCTCAACCAGTACATCGAACAGCGCGCCACGAAGCGACAGGCAAGCGGCGGGACAGCAAGCAGCAACGGGGCAGAGAACGACGGCACGCTCAGAGGGAGGCTCCAATATGCGGCCGGCTACGTCGCTATCGTCCTCGGACTGGCGACGGTGACGGCCGTCGCCGGTGTCTTCTTTTTGCTTGCCGGGCTGTTCTTGCTGCCGCCGATACACGGCCGTATCGAATCGGCAGTAGGGCGGCGGCTTGGACCGGCACCGACAGCAGGTGTTGCTGGTGTGCTTGCCGCTTTCGGCCTCGTCGTGTTCGTCTTCCTGTGACCGGACGCGCCCACAACAGGTCCCTTTTTTATCGCTCGCGGAGCGTTCTCCGGCATGGAAATCAAGGACCTCGACATCCTCGCGATGGCGCTGGGCGCGGTCGCGGTCATCTTTTCGGGGTTCGTCCTCGTCTACTCCGTCTGGGGCGGGCTGGCGCTGTTTTTCGGCGGTGTACTCGCCGCCTCTATCGCGTTTGTCCGGGACCGGTCGGTGCTGGCCGGTCGGACCGTCTGGGTACTCTTTGTCTTGCTCGCGGCGGCCGGTGTCGCCGGCTTCATCGTTGGCTTCGGCGTCTTCGACTCGCCGGACCCCCGATGGGAGGCCGAGGCGACCCTCCACGACGCCGATACGGCCGACGCGACAGTCATCGTCACCGGGACGGTCGGCAACCACGGTGACGCACCCGCAGAGCGCGTCACAGTTACCGTGACGCTGTACGATGCCGACGATGAGACACTGGCGACGGGGACGACGGAGTTGACGCAGTTAGCCCCGCGGTCGACACAGCAGTTCTACCTCCGGTTCGATGAAAACCCCGGGGAGCTGTCCGCTTTCGCCGATATCGAGGTAGAACTCGATGTCGAGCCGTAGCACCGTCGGGAGGAGAGCCGCCGATGTGTCGGCCTGCAAGCTTATTCCGCTTCGGGGTGAGTTGCAGGTATGGACCTCATCGCCGCCGGCGTCGTCGTCGCTGGAGTCGTGTTGCTGTTTGCCGGCGCGGCGCTTTCCGTGTATGCGACCGCGCTGCTCGGCGTCCTCATCGGGGGCGGTATCGGCTACGTCGCCGCCCCGCAGGTGCTCGGCGCTGTCGGGGCGGAGGGTATCGTCGGGCTCGTGGCCGTTATCGCCGTTGGTGGCGCGTTCGGAGCGCTGTCGGCGTATCTCGCGCTGTCGTTCGCAACGGCCATTCCCGGCTTCGTCGTTGGGGCGTACATCGGACTCTACGTCATCACGCCGCTATTCACCGAGGGTGGACTGGTCCGCTATCTCGTGTTGCTGCTCGGCGGCGTCGGCGGGGCGCTGGTTGCCTTCACTGCGACGAAGATAGCGTTGGTCTTTATCACCGCCTTCATCGGCGCAACGCTGGCATCGCGCGCTGTGACTGTCGAGGATGTCACGGCGGCACGGGAGGCGTTCTCGCTCGACCCGATTCTTTTCGACCCGCTGGGAACGACCGCACTCGTCGGTATCCAGGTGCCGCTGTTCGGCGTGCTGTTCGTGCTGGGCGTGCTGTCGCAGGTCGGGCTGTTCAAGCTCGGCTGGGTCGGACGGCTCGCCGGCGTACTGCCGGGCGTCGGCCGCGTCGTCGGCGATGAGTAGCCGGAGAATACTTGGCCGACGACGGGCGAACGCAAGTATGTACGATTTCATCGTCGTGGGAGCCGGCCCGGCCGGGTCGCGATTCGCCCGCGCGGCCGCCGAGCGGGACCACGGCGTGCTCGTGCTCGAATCCGGGGCCATCGGCGAGCCGCTGGCCTGTTCGGGCCATGTCAGTCTCGATGTCTGGGCGTTCGTTCCCGAGACGGCGCGCGAGCGGCTTCACCAGAACGACATCTACGGAGCCCGGTTCCACCTCGGCGGGGCCGACAGCCGCGCCTACCCGTTCTACAAAGAGACAGTCGTCTCGAACGCCATCGACCGCGTCGGATTAGACAGGACGCTCGCGGAGTGTGCACGGGATGCAGGGGCCGAAGTCCGCGAACAGCATACTGTCACCGCAGTAACTGAAGGCAGCGACCGAGCGACCGTGACCGCAAACGGCCCGGACGGCACCGAGCAGTTCGCGGCGAAGGTCGTCTGCGGGGCCGACGGCCCCCGCTCGAAGGTCCGCAGTCAGGTGGGGCTGCCCGAACCCGACGAGTTGCTACACGGCGTTCTCGGCTTCGAGCCGACGCCGGACAGCCAAGATTTCGTCGACGTGCATCTGACCGTCCCCGGGTTTTTCGCGTGGCGCATCCCCAGAGGCGAGGCAGGTGCCGAGTACGGCCTCGCAGTCTCGCCCGGCGACGACGCGCCGGCGCGGTTCGAGGCGCTGGTTGAGGACTACGGCGTCGACATCGAGCGGCGCTGCTCGGGGGCGATTCCCATCGGCCCGCCGGACCGGACTGTCAGCGAGCGGACCTTCCTGCTCGGCGACGCCGCCGGCCAGACCAAGCCGTTCACCGGCGGCGGTATCCTCTACGGGATGCGGGCCGCCGATGTCGCCGCGCGGGTGCTCGACCCCGACCGACGCTCGACGCTGTACCGCTACGAGCACGCATGGCGGGACGAACTCGCCCGCGACCAGCGGCTCGGTCGGCTCATCCGGGCCGGGTACTCGCTGCCGAAGCCGGTCCAGCGGGCGGGGATGGCTGCCTTCGCCGGGGAAATCGGCGTTCACATGGACCGGCCCTCGACGCTGTTTTCCGTCGACCAGCTCCGGGCGATGGCCCCGTGGCGGTAGCGGTCGTGACCGTCATATGCAGGGCGCGCCTACTGCGGCTGTGACCGACGACGAACGCGGCCGGTATCGGGTGCTACCGGGGCGAAACGACGACGAGCGGCAACTACTGGCCGTCGACGGCAGCGAGGTCGTCGCCGTGCCGGCGACAGCGGTGGCGACGGCCGATGTCGGCAACGTCGTCGCCGCCGGCCTCGGATGGGAGACAGAGCCGCCGGCGGTACGCGACGTGACCGTCGAGACGGCGACCCGGTTCCGGTTCGAGCGGACGACCGAGGCGATGTTCGAGGCCGCCAGAAACTGCTTCGAGCGGGCGCAGGCCGACGGCGAGGCGATGAACTCCCGTGTGACCCACGGCACCGACGGTGACCCAAACGGCGTGGTTTACACCTTCGCGGAACAGCCCGGCGAGCAGGACCTCTTTGCCGAGTTTCGCGACGGCACGAAACCGCTGGAGCCGCTTGTCGCCCGGGCGGCCGACGGCGAAACGCCACCGTTTTCGGTGTGGGTACTCGACCCGGAGCCGCCGTTTGTGGCCGTCTACATCGTCCTCGACCCGGACGGACTGTTAGAACAGACGATGCGGGAGACCTATCTCGGTGACGGCGGGCTTGCGGAAAACATCGAGCAAAAACAGTAACGCAGCGTCGACAGCGCTGTTAGGACCCGACGAGCGTCGTCGCCGTATCAAGCAGTTCGTCTTCGTCGAAAGGCTTCGTAACGTACTCGTCGGCCCCGGCGCGGACCGCCTCCTTCATTTTTTCGGCTTGCTCGACGCTTGTACACATCATCACCTTCGTGTCGTCGGTACGGTTTTTGATTTCGCCTGTGGCCTCGACACCGTCCATCTCGGGCATCATGATGTCCATCGTCACGAGGTCCGGTTCCTTCTCCTCGAAGAGTTCGACGGCTTCCTGCCCGTTTTCGGCCTCGCCGACGACCTCGAAACGGTCGCCGAGCGCGCCCGTGATGATGGTCCGCTGCAGCGAGGAGTCGTCGACCACGAGTACTCGTTGTGTCATAGTGGCTGTTCAGGTTACCAATAGTACGCGCGTCTCGCTACATAAGTCTCCGGCCGGTATCGGCATTCGAGCGTGGGGGCTTGAGGCGAGGCGCCGCACCGAGAACGGGGGCTGGCGTGGGTTTATGTTCCCAGCGCGCCCCGGTCGTGCTATGCACGACGTCTACGAGAATACGGTCCGGTTTGCGGAGACGGACAAGCAAGGTATCGTCTTCTACGGCAACTACGCGACGTATCAGGACGAGACGTTCACTGCGTTCATGGAGGTCGTCGGTTACCCCTACGAGGAACTCAAAGAACGGGGCTGGGATGTCCACGTCGTCAATCTGGAGTTGAGCTACCGGAAGCCGGCCGAGTTCCGCGAGCAGTTGACCAACGCGATGCGAGCCAGCGCGATACGGGACACCAGCATCGAGTTCGATTACGAGTGCCGCAACGCCGACGGTGACCTGCTCGTCGAGGGGACGGTCACACACGTCACCGTCGACGAGTCGGGAGAGCCGACGCGGGTCCCTGAATCGTTCCGGGACGCCATCGTTGAGTTCCAAGAGGAGCCTCCGGAGCCGGTCTGACGGCAACGACCGACCCGATTATTTATTACAGTCACGCAGCATCGACGGCGTGACCTGAGAGCCAACGGCGGTCCGCCGAGGCGGGTGGACGGCGCACGGGCCGCCGCAGCAAGCGCCGTCTGTTCGCCACACGCCATGGCCCGAGCGCCGGCAGTTTCTTTCGGCTGTAGACGCTCTGTCGAGTATGGCCGCATCCGACGACATCGGCGCGCGGCTCGAACGGCAACTGATGAGCCACGGCGTCTACGTCGAGCGGTACGTCCGCGAGGGGGAGACGCTCCACGTCGAGTACGAGACGGCAGCGGCGGGACTCACAAAAGGCGATATCGGCAACGTCTGTGCGGAGCTTCGGGAGGCCGTCAACGCCGGATGGGACCCCTCTGACTGCCGGTTTTGGGTCTTCGACACGAACGGCGGCTTCTGCGGTGACTGGCGCGTTCGAGCCGGCTGGTTTCGGGCGCTGGACCGCGGCGACATCTCCGAGACGGATTTTTCGACGCTGGTGCTTTCGACCCGGGAGCCGGCAGCGGAGCCGCCCGCCGAGCGGCCGGCGTTCGGTGGCGGGAAGACACACTGACGCACTCGGTGTCGTTTTCTCGCGGATATGGAACCAGTATCGTTAGGTGAAATTTATATAATATGCTACCATCGTACGACTATGAGGTTCGAGAACGATACGGTGTTTATCACCGGAGCCGGGTCGGGAATCGGTCGCGCGACCGCGCTGAAGGTCGCACGCGAAGGCGCGTTCGTCGTCGCAACGGACATCAACGAAGACGGCGGTCGTGAAACAGTCGATGCCGTCGAGGATGCGGGCGGTGACGCCGCCTTCCACGAACTCGACGTGACCGATGCCGACGAGTTCAAAGCGGTTGTGGAGACGGCCGCCGACGAGTACGGCCTCGACGCCATGATTAACAACGCCGGCGTCGGCCATCCGCCGGCCTACACCGAGGACGTGACCGAAACGACCTTCGAGTACGTACTGGACGTTAACCTCCGTGGCGTCTGGAACGGCTGTCAGGCGGCGCTCCCACATCTCAAGTCGCAAGGTGAGGGGGCTATCGTCAACGTCGGCTCGCTGGCGTCGTTCCTCGGGTTGCCGAAGCAGGCCGTGTACTCGCTGACGAAGGGTGCTGTCCTCAATCTGACGCGGGCGATAGCCTCCGAGGCCGGCCGCGATGGCGTCCGTGCCAACGCCGTCTGCCCGGGATTCATCGAAACGCCGCTCGGCGACCAGTTCTTCCAGTCGAAGCGGGACCCCGAGAAGGCAAAGGCCGAGACTGAAAAGCAGTATCCGCTCGGCAGACTCGGCGAACCGGAGGAGGTCGCCGACGCGATAGCCTTCCTCGCGTCCGACGAGGCGTCGTTCGTTTCCGGCCACGGGCTGGTCGTCGACGGCGGGTTCTCGGTCAGCTAACCCGCCACAGCACCCGGAGGTTGTTGCCGACGGCGACCAGACCGACGACAGCGATAGCGGCCGGCACTGCGGGCTGGTACGGCGGCGGGACAACCGTCCGTGTCACAGCGTAGAAAGCCCCGAGCAGACCGAGTTTGAAGAGCCCGAAGCGCCACGCCGACGGCGCGGGGCCGAACAGCCGCCGGGTCAGCGGGGCTGCCTCCCGAACGTGCTCGTGGCGGGTGCCCGCGACGGTCGTCACGAGGTCGCCGACGCCGTACAGAAGGACGGCAAGCGCCCACAGCAGCGCCGAGTACACGGGAAAGAAACGAACGGAGGCCCGCATACGCCTGTCGGTTTCGTCCGTCGAAGCGACCGAATTATGTTCTGCCACGTCCAACGGAAATCCGTATGCAGTTCAACCTACCCGTCGCGCTCGGCGCACTGCTCGTCATCGTCGCAATCGGTGCCGGCGGCCTCGTCGCGAGCGGAATGATGATACTGGAAACGACACTGATGATGGTCGTGCCGTCGATGGTCGTCTTTGGACTCATCGCGTTCGGGCTCGGGGTCAAGCACGGCGAGTACCGAGCGGCGTAGGCCACGCCGAGCGAGGTATCGGTCACTCAAATGTTCGCTTTACCTATCCCCGTGTTTAATGCGAAACGGCGGCGGAACAACAGGTATGCGACGACGAACGGTACTTGCGCTTGCCGGCGCGGCCGGAACGGCCGGGCTAGCAGGATGTCTCGACGACGTGCTCGGGTCCGAGAACGGTGACGAACCGGAGCCCGAAGACGACCCGGACGACGGCGACTCAAGCGGTGAGGGGAACCAACCTGAGGACGATGAAGAACAGACCGGAGACGAGTCGGAGGACGACCGGGACCGCTCTCCCGAGGAAACGGTCGTCGCCTTCTACGAAGCCATCGCCGACGACGATGTCGAGCGCGCCAACGAGCTTCGACACAGCGACGGTATCGGTCCGTTCGAAGAGGAAGACCTCGACGGCGAGCCGACCGTCGAGGAGACCGAACTCGTCGAATCCGACGACGAAACGGCGACTGTCGAGGCGCTCGTCGTGCCTGACGGTGCCGAAGGTTCAGTCGTGTCGCTCGTCACGCTCGAACGGGAAGACGGGCGCTGGCGAATCGTCGCCATCGGAAGCCCACAGGAGGGCGATAAAACGGAGCTGACACCGAACGCTGCTTTCGAGACCGAACGTGAAAACGGCAGCCGACAGATTATCCACACGGCCGGCGACCACATCAAGGCCGCGAACCTCCACATTCGTGGCGACGGCATCGAAGAAACCGGCTCGTGGACCGACCTCGGTGGGAGAGCAAGCGGCACGGTCGGCGACGAGCCGGCCGTAACCGCCGGCGATAGCGTCACGGTCGGCATCAGCGACGACTACAGCATCAGTGTCGTCTGGGAGGACGGCGACACCGCGGTCACGCTGATGGAGATGGCCGGCGCGTCCGATTCGGCGACGGAATCCGGCGACGACGGGGCCGAAAGCGGGAACGGAGGCGAGAGCGACAGCGATGAAGCCAATGGCGACGGCGAAACAGCCGAATCGGACACCGACTCGGACGAAGAGAGCGGAGCGTCCGACGACGAGTAAGCCACCCAACAGCTATCCGGCGACCGCCGCTTCGAACTCGCGGCCGAAGGCGAGAAACACTACCAGCCCGGCCAATCCGATGGCCGTCGCGGTCAGAAACGCTGTCTCCGGTGAGACAGCGTATATCGCCCCGCCGATGGCTGCAGAGGGGATGACGACGACGTTTCTGACGAGATAGTAGCTGCCGGTGACGCGGCCGCCACTACCTGATTCAGCGGGGCCGACGATGAGCGCCTTGTGCGCCGGGAGCCCAGCGAACCGGAGCCCGGAAACGGCAAACAAAAGCGCCAGCACGGCGGCGTTGTCCGGCGCGTAAATGAGCACCGCCGGAAAAATCGCGTAGACGGCGAAGCCGACAGCAACGACCGGTTTCAGGCCGACACGCCGGGAGAGCCGCGAGACAGGGAGCATGATGAGCAGCGCGACGAGCATTTCGATTGCCAGCAGGACCCCGAAATACGCGTCCGGCGAGAGGCGGCCGACGACCGGCAGCGACACACCTACTTCGAGGAACTCGGTGACGACGATGATAAAGAAGACGTAGACCATCCCGTTGCCGAACCGGACGAGCGTGTCGGCGACGAGCAGCGGCCGGAGTTCAGATGGCATCGACCGGAGGTCATCGACGACTGCGGAGACGCCCGCAAAAGATTTGCCGAGCGTGTCCTCGCTGGCGTCGTAGAGGAAGTGCTGTGCCAGTGTCGCAACGAGGCCGAACGCCGCCGCGACTGCCAAGACGATGCGGAAGCCGACCTCGAACGTGAAGACGGCGAGAATCCCGGCAGCAAGGAGCGGCCCGAGCAGAAACGCCGTCCGGCGGAAGGTCTCGGTGCTGGCAAATCCGGTCGCGAGTTGGTCGGGGGAGACGGACTGTTTGACGATGGCGAACGTCGCCCCCAAGCCGAACGATTTCCACGCCTGTGCGAAGACGAGGCCGAGGAAGATACCGACCGGCACCACCGCCGGTTCGAGCCAGCCGATGACGACCTCGCGGCCGA from Natronomonas pharaonis DSM 2160 includes the following:
- a CDS encoding zinc-ribbon domain-containing protein, encoding MPECRNCGATLREEYRFCPMCATPQTDEASRRLNQYIEQRATKRQASGGTASSNGAENDGTLRGRLQYAAGYVAIVLGLATVTAVAGVFFLLAGLFLLPPIHGRIESAVGRRLGPAPTAGVAGVLAAFGLVVFVFL
- a CDS encoding FxLYD domain-containing protein, whose amino-acid sequence is MEIKDLDILAMALGAVAVIFSGFVLVYSVWGGLALFFGGVLAASIAFVRDRSVLAGRTVWVLFVLLAAAGVAGFIVGFGVFDSPDPRWEAEATLHDADTADATVIVTGTVGNHGDAPAERVTVTVTLYDADDETLATGTTELTQLAPRSTQQFYLRFDENPGELSAFADIEVELDVEP
- a CDS encoding geranylgeranyl reductase family protein gives rise to the protein MYDFIVVGAGPAGSRFARAAAERDHGVLVLESGAIGEPLACSGHVSLDVWAFVPETARERLHQNDIYGARFHLGGADSRAYPFYKETVVSNAIDRVGLDRTLAECARDAGAEVREQHTVTAVTEGSDRATVTANGPDGTEQFAAKVVCGADGPRSKVRSQVGLPEPDELLHGVLGFEPTPDSQDFVDVHLTVPGFFAWRIPRGEAGAEYGLAVSPGDDAPARFEALVEDYGVDIERRCSGAIPIGPPDRTVSERTFLLGDAAGQTKPFTGGGILYGMRAADVAARVLDPDRRSTLYRYEHAWRDELARDQRLGRLIRAGYSLPKPVQRAGMAAFAGEIGVHMDRPSTLFSVDQLRAMAPWR
- a CDS encoding DUF6663 family protein; translated protein: MQGAPTAAVTDDERGRYRVLPGRNDDERQLLAVDGSEVVAVPATAVATADVGNVVAAGLGWETEPPAVRDVTVETATRFRFERTTEAMFEAARNCFERAQADGEAMNSRVTHGTDGDPNGVVYTFAEQPGEQDLFAEFRDGTKPLEPLVARAADGETPPFSVWVLDPEPPFVAVYIVLDPDGLLEQTMRETYLGDGGLAENIEQKQ
- a CDS encoding response regulator, coding for MTQRVLVVDDSSLQRTIITGALGDRFEVVGEAENGQEAVELFEEKEPDLVTMDIMMPEMDGVEATGEIKNRTDDTKVMMCTSVEQAEKMKEAVRAGADEYVTKPFDEDELLDTATTLVGS
- a CDS encoding acyl-CoA thioesterase: MHDVYENTVRFAETDKQGIVFYGNYATYQDETFTAFMEVVGYPYEELKERGWDVHVVNLELSYRKPAEFREQLTNAMRASAIRDTSIEFDYECRNADGDLLVEGTVTHVTVDESGEPTRVPESFRDAIVEFQEEPPEPV
- a CDS encoding SDR family NAD(P)-dependent oxidoreductase, translated to MRFENDTVFITGAGSGIGRATALKVAREGAFVVATDINEDGGRETVDAVEDAGGDAAFHELDVTDADEFKAVVETAADEYGLDAMINNAGVGHPPAYTEDVTETTFEYVLDVNLRGVWNGCQAALPHLKSQGEGAIVNVGSLASFLGLPKQAVYSLTKGAVLNLTRAIASEAGRDGVRANAVCPGFIETPLGDQFFQSKRDPEKAKAETEKQYPLGRLGEPEEVADAIAFLASDEASFVSGHGLVVDGGFSVS
- a CDS encoding DUF7333 family protein, producing MQFNLPVALGALLVIVAIGAGGLVASGMMILETTLMMVVPSMVVFGLIAFGLGVKHGEYRAA
- a CDS encoding putative sodium/potassium/calcium exchanger → MRRRTVLALAGAAGTAGLAGCLDDVLGSENGDEPEPEDDPDDGDSSGEGNQPEDDEEQTGDESEDDRDRSPEETVVAFYEAIADDDVERANELRHSDGIGPFEEEDLDGEPTVEETELVESDDETATVEALVVPDGAEGSVVSLVTLEREDGRWRIVAIGSPQEGDKTELTPNAAFETERENGSRQIIHTAGDHIKAANLHIRGDGIEETGSWTDLGGRASGTVGDEPAVTAGDSVTVGISDDYSISVVWEDGDTAVTLMEMAGASDSATESGDDGAESGNGGESDSDEANGDGETAESDTDSDEESGASDDE
- a CDS encoding MFS transporter — its product is MGSGPTGLRGTGRQLLALERDVLVLSVAMFAFSLGFQMTSRYIPRYMSVLGAGAVAIGLFGAFGNLISALYPYPGGAVSDRIGSRTALTLFGLLSTAGFLIWLFADAFGTVVVPPVGTEREVFGREVVIGWLEPAVVPVGIFLGLVFAQAWKSFGLGATFAIVKQSVSPDQLATGFASTETFRRTAFLLGPLLAAGILAVFTFEVGFRIVLAVAAAFGLVATLAQHFLYDASEDTLGKSFAGVSAVVDDLRSMPSELRPLLVADTLVRFGNGMVYVFFIIVVTEFLEVGVSLPVVGRLSPDAYFGVLLAIEMLVALLIMLPVSRLSRRVGLKPVVAVGFAVYAIFPAVLIYAPDNAAVLALLFAVSGLRFAGLPAHKALIVGPAESGSGGRVTGSYYLVRNVVVIPSAAIGGAIYAVSPETAFLTATAIGLAGLVVFLAFGREFEAAVAG